In the genome of Desulfomicrobium apsheronum, the window GGGCGGCAGGCTTCGACATGACGCTCATCACCTACAAATTCATCACCCAGACCAAGAGCCGGACCATCGGCAATTATTGGCTCAACGCCGTCTACCCGGAGAACTTCGTAGAGATCTCCACCAGTGATGCCCGACGCATGGACCTCCAAAATGGCGACATGGTGCGCGTTGTTTCCGCCACCAATCCTGAAGGCGTCTGGGATCTGGGCAACGGTACCAAGGTGCCCATGATCGGCAAGGTCAAGGCCCTGGAGGGCATCCGACCCGGCGTAGTCGCCTTCTCCCTTGGCCATGGACACTGGGCCCAGGGCTCCATACCGTTCGAGATCGACGGCAAGACCATCACCATGGATGCGCGGCGCGCCAAGGGATTCCATGCCAACGCGGCCATGCGCGTGGACCCCATCCTCGGCAACACGACCTTGAGCGACGTGGTCGGCGGCAGCGCCGTCTTCTACCAAAGCCAGGTTAAGCTGGTTAAGGAGTAACTCTCCTCCCTCCCCCTTCCGGCGGCGGAAGCGAAGCTTCGCTTCCGCCGCCATTCATTACGTTCCAGATACATACTCTAAAGAAGAAGTTGACATATTTGCCCATGCGGATATGTTCACTCTCTAGAGCGCACCGCTGCGGCGCTCAAAGCCCAGGCCGAGGAGGAGTCATCCCTGCAAAAGAACAAGCTTGAAGCTCTGAAGACGGAACTTCCTCTCAAAAGTGTCTGCGCAGATGACGATAAAAGTTAATTTTTGTTCCGCGACGCCAAGATGTCACTTTCCGGTGACGGACTTGGCCCACAGTCCCGGAAAGGGAACTGGGCTACCATAAAAAAAACCGGACCATCGCTTTAAGGAGACATTCGCCCATGACGAAAGAAACCACCGCCGGAATCAGCTTTTTCGAAAAGAACCTGACGCTCTGGGTTGCCCTTTGCATGGTCGCAGGAGTGCTCATCGGAAAATTCCTCCCTGCCGTCCCGGCATTCCTGAGCAAGTTCGAATACGCCAAGGTCTCCATACCCATTGCGGTGCTGATCTGGTTCATGATCTACCCCATGATGATGAAGGTCGATTTTGCCAGCGTAAAAAACGTGGGCAAAAATCCGAGTGGCCTCTACCTGACCTGGATTGTGAACTGGCTGATCAAACCCTTTTCCATGTTCGCCATCGCGGGATTTTTCTTTTTCGTGGTCTTTGCGCCCTTCATAGAGCCCGAACTGGCCCGAGAGTACTTGGCCGGGGCCATCCTGCTCGGCGCCGCTCCGTGCACAGCCATGGTCTTCGTCTGGAGTCATCTGACCCGGGGCAACCCGGCCTATACAGTGGTCCAGGTGGCTACCAACGATCTCATCATCCTGGTGGCCTTCACCCCCATCGTGGCCTTCCTGCTTGGAGTGAGCGGCGTGACCATTCCCTGGAACACCCTGCTCCTGTCCGTGGTGCTATTTGTGGTCATTCCCCTGGCCGGAGGCGTGCTGACCCGCAAGCATGTCATCAAAAGCAAGGGGCTGGATTACTTTAATAACACCTTCATCCCCAAGTTCAACAATGCCACCATCGTCGGCCTGCTCCTGACCTTGGTGCTCATCTTCTCCTTCCAGGGCGAGGTCATTCTCGGCAACCCGCTGCACATCCTGCTCATCGCCATCCCGCTCATCATCCAAACCGTGCTCATCTTCTTCATCGCCTACCTGGGCGCAAGAAAGATGAAACTCTGCCACAGCATCGCCGCCCCGGCGGGAATGATCGGCGCGTCCAATTTCTTCGAGCTGGCCGTGGCCGTGGCCATCACTCTTTTCGGTGCCTCATCCCCGGTGGTTCTGGCCACCATCGTCGGTGTACTGGTGGAAGTTCCGGTCATGCTGGCGCTGGTCAAATACGCCAACCGCACCACAAGCTGGTTCCCGGACCTGCGGGCCTGACGGCCATCATCGCACGGATGCATCAACAAAAACTCCATAAACAATTTCCGGGCGGCTTCTCACGAAACCGCCCGGAAATTTTTCATCTGCCCAGCCAGACTTTGAACCTGATTTCCGATCTTATCAATTCACGCCATGCAATTGCTCCATGGTGCGGGCCACTGCGCTCAGGCTGAAGTTGCTGAGCATATGCACGGGTTTCTTGAATTTCTTGCCCAGGCTCTTGACCTTCAGGCACGCGCCGTGGCTGTTGCAGTTGACCGGGCAGAGGACCAGATCCGCCCGCTGCACGCTGCTTTCGAGCCCCTTGCCCCCTGATTTCATGTGTCCGGCGTGGTATTCGAAGACGCCACCGCGCTCCTCGATCAGCCTGCGATAGGACTTCTCCATGCGCTCGATGCCACCGACGATGAGCACCCGCTTCTTGCAGAGGTCGTAGGAGGGACAGCTCGGGCTGCATTTTCCGCCCTTGCAGTCTCCGTCCATACAGGACGTTGGAACCCGCTCCTCCGCCTGGTGGGACATAAAAGTTCGGGACCGGGAAAGGCCGGAGTTCCCGGAACGCAGGACGGCGCCTTCCTTTTCCGCGACTGACATCTTCATCCAAAACCCCCCTCGCTTCGCGCATCACCCTACTGCCGGATACGGCACCAAATTGATGCGTCACGCATGCTTTTTTTCCAAACGGAGCGCCTGACTGCAAATGATCCTGAGCCACGGCGTTATGCCTGAGGCCTGTTCTTTCAAATTAGACATATCTAATAAATTAACACCCACCTATCCCGTTGGATTCAGCCTTGTCAACAATCAACAGTGCATGTTCCGGCAAAAAATCACAAAAGCGACGCAAACATAAAATTTAACATGACTAATGAAATTCCCTGCAAATCGTCTTCATTCCTGCGCGTGATCCGTGAACACCACCGCGTCCTTCAAACAGGTCAAAAGCCTGGCCGGACAGGCTGATACCGGCATCGAGGCGTCGCCAAACTTCCTGAACGCCTCGCGCTTTGCCTCGCCGGTGATAAGAAGCACTCCGGTCTGCGCGGTGAGCATGAGCGACAGGGACGAACTCATCCGTTCCGGAGGCGGCTTTGGCGAGTCGTCCATAACGATGAAACCGTGATGCGGATCGGTCACGGAGTGATGGTCCGGAAACAGGGCCCCGACGTGACCGTCCTCGCCGGAACTGAGCAGGATGATGTCGTAGCGGAATCCCAGTCGCGCAAGCACGTCCTCGTAAGCCAGTGTTCCGCGATCTGGAACGGTCGTGTCCAGAATGAAGGGGTGGGCGTTTTCCGGAGATATTCCGCCTTCACGCGCCAGCGGGGTGATGAGATGATCCCGGAGCAGCTTGAAATTGCTGTCGGGATGATCGATTGGGACAAGTCTCTCGTCAATGATGAAGAAATGAACCCGGTTCCAATCGAGCGACTCCGTGCGCATCGTGTCAAAAACCTTCACAACGCTCCTCCCGCCGGGCACCGCGATGTTCACGGTGGCATGCACGGCCAGGGCATCCCGAAGCTTTTGGCAAAGGTGCCGGGCAGCCCGCTGCAGGAGCAGATCGGTATCCTTTTCTTTTATTATCGTGAGCATGAACTGTGTCCTTTCAAAACAAATTCAAGCCAAAAAGCGGCTATCGAACCTCTCTCGAATCCTGAACCATTTTGGAGCGTCGCGTCTGCGGAAAAATCGCAATCGCCGATGATCCAGCGTACTTAATAACCCGTATCAGTTCAAAATAACAAGAGGAGTTGTTCCCAGCAAAGGTCTGACATACTGCGACCGGCATGAAACCGGTCAACAACATTCACGACAATCTGTTCAGATATACCATGAGCCACAGCAATGTGGCCGCCGACTTTTTGCGCCATTACCTGCCTTCGGAAGTGACCGACAATTTGCGCCTCGACACCCTGGCCATCGCCAAGGATACCTTTGTGGACACGGATCAGCGGGAGCACTATTCGGACCTGCTTTACACGGTCCTCCTGAAAGGAGGCACCTCGGCGTTCGTCTATTTCCTGTTTGAGCACAAAAGCCGGCCCGACCGTTTCGTTGCGCTCCAGGTTCTACGCTACATGGTCGAAATCTGGGAACTGCACCGCAAGCAGCAGAAAAAATCAAAGACCCTGCCGCTCATCATCCCCATCGTCGTCTATCATGGCAAAAATGCTCAAAAAGCATCAAGACTTGCCGATTTGATCGAACTTCCGGACATGAAGTGCAACGCCTACGTGCCGCACTTCGACCTCGCGTTTTACGATTTTTCGCCTGCATCCGATGAAAAAATCAAGGGAGCCATCACCCTGCGCNNNNNNNNNNNNNNNNNNNNNNNNNNNNNNNNNNNNNNNNNNNNNNNNNNNNNNNNNNNNNNNNNNNNNNNNNNNNNNNNNNNNNNNNNNNNNNNNNNNNNNNNNNNNNNNNNNNNNNNNNNNNNNNNNNNNNNNNNNNNNNNNNNNNNNNNNNNNNNNNNNNNNNNNNNNNNNNNNNNNNNNNNNNNNNNNNNNNNNNNNNNNNNNNNNNNNNNNNNNNNNNNNNNNNNNNNNNNNNNNNNNNNNNNNNNNNNNNNNNNNNNNNNNNNNNNNNNNNNNNNNNNNNNNNNNNNNNNNNNNNNNNNNNNNNNNNNNNNNNNNNNNNNNNNNNNNNNNNNNNNNNNNNNNNNNNNNNNNNNNNNNNNNNNNNNNNNNNNNNNNNNNNNNNNNNNNNNNNNNNNNNNNNNNNNNNNNNNNNNNNNNNNNNNNNNNNNNNNNNNNNNNNNNNNNNNNNNNNNNNNNNNNNNNNNNNNNNNNNNNNNNNNNNNNNNNNNNNNNNNNNNNNNNNNNNNNNNNNNNNNNNNNNNNNNNNNNNNNNNNNNNNNNNNNNNNNNNNNNNNNNNNNNNNNNNNNNNNNNNNNNNNNNNNNNNNNNNNNNNNNNNNNNNNNNNNNNNNNNNNNNNNNNNNNNNNNNNNNNNNNNNNNNNNNNNNNNNNNNNNNNNNNNNNNNNNNNNNNNNNNNNNNNNNNNNNNNNNNNNNNNNNNNNNNNNNNNNNNNNNNNNNNNNNNNNNNNNNNNNNNNNNNNNNNNNNNNNNNNNNNNNNNNNNNNNNNNNNNNNNNNNNNNNNNNNNNNNNNNNNNNNNNNNNNNNNNNNNNNNNNNNNNNNNNNNNNNNNNNNNNNNNNNNNNNNNNNNNNNNNNNNNNNNNNNNNNNNNNNNNNNNNNNNNNNNNNNNNNNNNNNNNNNNNNNNNNNNNNNNNNNNNNNNNNNNNNNNNNNNNNNNNNNNNNNNNNNNNNNNNNNNNNNNNNNNNNNNNNNNNNNNNNNNNNNNNNNNNNNNNNNNNNNNNNNNNNNNNNNNNNNNNNNNNNNNNNNNNNNNNNNNNNNNNNNNNNNNNNNNNNNNNNNNNNNNNNNNNNNNNNNNNNNNNNNNNNNNNNNNNNNNNNNNNNNNNNNNNNNNNNNNNNNNNNNNNNNNNNNNNNNNNNNNNNNNNNNNNNNNNNNNNNNNNNNNNNNNNNNNNNNNNNNNNNNNNNNNNNNNNNNNNNNNNNNNNNNNNNNNNNNNNNNNNNNNNNNNNNNNNNNNNNNNNNNNNNNNNNNNNNNNNNNNNNNNNNNNNNNNNNNNNNNNNNNNNNNNNNNNNNNNNNNNNNNNNNNNNNNNNNNNNNNNNNNNNNNNNNNNNNNNNNNNNNNNNNNNNNNNNNNNNNNNNNNNNNNNNNNNNCAACGCCTGCTCGGCAAGCGCTTCGGAAAGGACATTCTGGACATTCGCATGCAGGAACGCCTGCGAAGCGCCAGCGCCGAACAACTCGACCTCTGGGCGGAGCGCATCCTCGACGCCACGACCATCGAGGATGTCTTCAGGGAATAAATCCGTCCATCCAGGTCGCGGCCCATGCCTCAAGCCAGGCCCAAGCCGGGCACACGCCTGGCTCTCGCACGCTTTCATCCCTTTCGACCATCTCGTGCCGTGTCCGCCCGAAGATGATTCCTATTCCCGCACGCCGTCTCCAGCCACGGGCGCTCCCGTTTCGAGCAGCCCTCCCCAGTCCGTCCGCTCGTCCATCACCCGCCTGATTTCTTCGGGCAGAAAATCCTTGCCGACGCGGGCTTCCCAGCCTCCGCCAAGGGCCTTGTACACGGCCGACAGATTGATGAGCACCGAGCCCTGCGTGCTCGTCAGCAGATCCTGGGCCTGGACCTTGGAACGCTGCGTGTCCAGGACGCGCTGAAAGTCGGCGAGGCCCTCGCGGTACTGGATCATGGAAATTTCCACCGAACGTGTCGCGGCGTCCACGCCCTGCGCAAGAAAGGCAACCTCCTCCCGGGAGCGCAGGAAGGCGGACAAGGCATCCTCGGTCTCCCTGGCGGCCTGGAGCACCGTATCCTTGTAGCTTACGACCAGTTGCTGGAAACGCGCATCCTGGACGCGGACATTGTTCTTGATGCGCCCGTAGTTGAAGATGTCCCAGCCAAATCCCACGCCTCCCGAATACTGGAGACTGTCTCCGCTCATGAGATCGCCCAGATTGCTGCCGCCCGGATATCCGGCGATGGTCAGCGCCGCGTTGCTGGCCGACAGGCCGATATTTCCGAACAGGGTCAAGCGTGGATAGAGATCCGACTGGGCCACCCCGATCAGCGCGCACTGGGCGGCCATGCGGGCCTCGGCGGCGCGGATATCCGGACGCCGCCGCAGGAGCTCGGCGGGAACGCCCACCGCCACATCGGCGGGCACCTCGGGGATGCGTCCCGGCGCACCGAGCAGGTCATCCACCTCGCCGGGCAGCATGCCGAGCAGCGCAGCCAGACCGTTTTTGGCCTGACGCAGCTGAGCATCCAGTCGCGGCATGGACGCACGCGTGTTAGCCAGCAGCGCCCGGGCCTGGGCCACGTCGAGTTCGGTCACGTCCCCGCCCTCGTAAAGCGCCCGGGCAATCTGCAGGGAGCGTTCCTGAACCGCCACGTTTTCACGTGCGATGTCCAGGCGTTCCTCCAGGGTGCGCAACGTCACGTAGACCCGCGCCACCTCGGCCGTGAGCGTGACCAGCAGATCGTCGTAACCCGCCGTGGCCGCGTCCAGATCCCACACGCCCGATTCCACCGCACGCCTGAATTTCCCCCAGAAATCGAGTTCCCAGGCCGCGTCGAGGGCGACGGAGGCCGTGGCGTAATACGTGTCCACTGCGGGCGAGGTATTGGCGTTGTGCTTGCTTAGACCGTTGTCGGCAAGATTGCCCTTGAGCTGCTGCAGCTGCGGAAACATGTTGCCGGTGGCGATGCCGAGTCTGGCGCGGGCCTCAAGGATGCGCAGCCCGGCAACATGCAGGGATGGATTCCGTTCGCGGGCCATCTCCACCAGCCGGTCCAGCACCGGATCATTCAGTCGCTTCCACCACACCGCAAGCTCGGCCGGGCCATCCTTGAGCCTGGTGTCGCCTTTCCCGCTCCATTCCTTCATCACCGGGACCTCTGGACGGACATAATTCGGACCA includes:
- the arsB gene encoding ACR3 family arsenite efflux transporter; the encoded protein is MTKETTAGISFFEKNLTLWVALCMVAGVLIGKFLPAVPAFLSKFEYAKVSIPIAVLIWFMIYPMMMKVDFASVKNVGKNPSGLYLTWIVNWLIKPFSMFAIAGFFFFVVFAPFIEPELAREYLAGAILLGAAPCTAMVFVWSHLTRGNPAYTVVQVATNDLIILVAFTPIVAFLLGVSGVTIPWNTLLLSVVLFVVIPLAGGVLTRKHVIKSKGLDYFNNTFIPKFNNATIVGLLLTLVLIFSFQGEVILGNPLHILLIAIPLIIQTVLIFFIAYLGARKMKLCHSIAAPAGMIGASNFFELAVAVAITLFGASSPVVLATIVGVLVEVPVMLALVKYANRTTSWFPDLRA
- a CDS encoding DUF2325 domain-containing protein, with translation MKMSVAEKEGAVLRSGNSGLSRSRTFMSHQAEERVPTSCMDGDCKGGKCSPSCPSYDLCKKRVLIVGGIERMEKSYRRLIEERGGVFEYHAGHMKSGGKGLESSVQRADLVLCPVNCNSHGACLKVKSLGKKFKKPVHMLSNFSLSAVARTMEQLHGVN
- the pgl gene encoding 6-phosphogluconolactonase, whose protein sequence is MLTIIKEKDTDLLLQRAARHLCQKLRDALAVHATVNIAVPGGRSVVKVFDTMRTESLDWNRVHFFIIDERLVPIDHPDSNFKLLRDHLITPLAREGGISPENAHPFILDTTVPDRGTLAYEDVLARLGFRYDIILLSSGEDGHVGALFPDHHSVTDPHHGFIVMDDSPKPPPERMSSSLSLMLTAQTGVLLITGEAKREAFRKFGDASMPVSACPARLLTCLKDAVVFTDHAQE
- a CDS encoding Rpn family recombination-promoting nuclease/putative transposase — its product is MKPVNNIHDNLFRYTMSHSNVAADFLRHYLPSEVTDNLRLDTLAIAKDTFVDTDQREHYSDLLYTVLLKGGTSAFVYFLFEHKSRPDRFVALQVLRYMVEIWELHRKQQKKSKTLPLIIPIVVYHGKNAQKASRLADLIELPDMKCNAYVPHFDLAFYDFSPASDEKIKGAITLR
- a CDS encoding efflux transporter outer membrane subunit; translation: MKDATRRVTEAANVLRITVLGLVLVFMGGCAVGPNYVRPEVPVMKEWSGKGDTRLKDGPAELAVWWKRLNDPVLDRLVEMARERNPSLHVAGLRILEARARLGIATGNMFPQLQQLKGNLADNGLSKHNANTSPAVDTYYATASVALDAAWELDFWGKFRRAVESGVWDLDAATAGYDDLLVTLTAEVARVYVTLRTLEERLDIARENVAVQERSLQIARALYEGGDVTELDVAQARALLANTRASMPRLDAQLRQAKNGLAALLGMLPGEVDDLLGAPGRIPEVPADVAVGVPAELLRRRPDIRAAEARMAAQCALIGVAQSDLYPRLTLFGNIGLSASNAALTIAGYPGGSNLGDLMSGDSLQYSGGVGFGWDIFNYGRIKNNVRVQDARFQQLVVSYKDTVLQAARETEDALSAFLRSREEVAFLAQGVDAATRSVEISMIQYREGLADFQRVLDTQRSKVQAQDLLTSTQGSVLINLSAVYKALGGGWEARVGKDFLPEEIRRVMDERTDWGGLLETGAPVAGDGVRE